Proteins encoded in a region of the Mycolicibacterium neoaurum genome:
- the car gene encoding carboxylic acid reductase — translation MFAENLDDQQRLADLYATDPEFAATAPDPAIADAVAAPGMRLPEIVRTVLTGYADRPALGSRAVQLVTDDATGRTRTELLGHFETITYGQLWDRVRAVANAWSDTVRPGDRVAILGFGSVDFTVIDIALTQLGAVSVPLQTSATAAALAPIVAETEPALIASDVNHLDDAVTLALESGVQAVVVFDQNPAVDDDREAIAAAKTRLDGQTLATLDEVIAAGAERADVAIPPQEGDPLALLIYTSGSTGAPKGAMYPESKVADIWRPADNSHWDARQGHVPAIVLSFMPMSHVMGRGILYASLASGGVVNFAARADLSTLLEDLALTRPTQLNFVPRVWDMLFQDFQSRAAHGGSEAGILDDMRTNLLGGRYVSALTGSAPISPELKAWVERLLDLHLVEGYGSTEAGAVFVDGQISRPPVLEYKLIDVPELGYYSTDVPHPRGELLIRSEQLFPGYYKRPEVTASVFDEDGFYRTGDIVAELGPDQVAYIDRRNNVLKLSQGEFVTVSKLEAVFNTAPLVHQIYIYGNSARPYLLAVVVPTDPNATKGEIADSLKTAARKADLQSYELPRDFLVETTPFSTENGLLTGIKKLAWPKLKERYGAELEQLYTDLADGQAGELQALRAAGADAPVLETVGRAAAALLGAASSDIAPDVHFTDLGGDSLSALTFGNLLADIFDVEVPVSVIVGPTADLASIAAHIETQRSGTGLRPSFASVHGKDATVARAADLTLDKFIDAETLAAAGDLGAPATNVRTVLLTGATGFLGRYLALEWLERMDLVDGKVIALVRARSDAEARARLDATFDTGDPKLVAHYRELADKHLEVLAGDKGEHDLGLDRQTWQRLADTVDLIVDPAALVNHVLPYSELFGPNALGTAELIRVALTSRIKPFVYVSTIGVGAGIEPGRFVEDADIREISATRVLDDSYANGYGASKWAGEVLLREAHEQFGLPVSVFRCDMILADTSYAGQLNLPDMFTRMMLSLVATGIAPKSFNQLDAQGNRQRSHYDGLPVEFIAEAISTLGAGVTDGFETYHVMNPHDDGLGLDEFVDWLIEAGHPIRHIDDYQAWFEQFGATLRTLPDRQRQASLLPLLHNYTTPGLPVNGAMAPTDVFRTAVQEAKIGPDKDIPHVSKDVIVKYITDLQLLGLL, via the coding sequence ATGTTCGCCGAAAATCTTGATGACCAGCAGCGCCTGGCCGACCTCTACGCCACCGATCCCGAGTTCGCCGCCACGGCACCCGACCCCGCCATCGCCGACGCCGTCGCCGCACCCGGGATGCGCCTGCCCGAGATCGTCCGCACCGTCCTGACCGGATACGCAGACCGGCCCGCGCTCGGCAGCCGTGCCGTCCAACTGGTCACCGACGATGCCACCGGCCGCACCCGTACCGAGCTGCTGGGCCACTTCGAGACCATCACCTACGGCCAGCTGTGGGACCGGGTTCGTGCCGTCGCCAACGCGTGGTCCGATACCGTGCGCCCGGGTGACCGGGTTGCCATCCTCGGTTTCGGCAGCGTCGACTTCACGGTCATCGACATCGCCCTGACCCAGCTCGGGGCGGTCTCGGTCCCGCTGCAGACCAGTGCGACCGCCGCCGCTTTGGCTCCGATCGTCGCCGAGACCGAACCGGCGCTGATCGCCTCCGATGTGAACCACCTCGACGACGCCGTGACGCTGGCGCTCGAGTCCGGTGTCCAGGCCGTGGTGGTCTTCGACCAGAACCCCGCCGTCGACGACGATCGCGAGGCCATCGCCGCCGCCAAGACCCGGCTCGACGGCCAGACCCTGGCGACCCTCGACGAGGTGATCGCCGCTGGGGCCGAGCGTGCCGACGTCGCGATTCCGCCGCAAGAGGGTGATCCGCTGGCACTGTTGATCTACACCTCCGGTAGCACCGGCGCACCCAAGGGCGCCATGTACCCCGAGAGCAAGGTCGCCGATATCTGGCGTCCGGCCGACAATTCGCACTGGGATGCCCGCCAGGGTCACGTTCCGGCGATCGTGTTGAGCTTCATGCCGATGAGCCACGTCATGGGACGCGGCATCCTGTACGCATCGCTGGCCAGCGGCGGCGTGGTCAACTTCGCCGCTCGTGCCGATCTGTCCACCCTCCTGGAAGATCTGGCCCTGACCCGGCCGACGCAGCTCAACTTCGTCCCCCGGGTGTGGGACATGCTGTTCCAGGACTTTCAGAGCCGCGCCGCCCACGGCGGCTCCGAGGCCGGCATCCTCGACGATATGCGGACCAATCTGCTGGGTGGCCGTTACGTCAGCGCGCTGACCGGATCGGCGCCGATCTCCCCCGAACTCAAGGCGTGGGTCGAGCGGCTGCTGGATCTGCACCTGGTCGAGGGCTACGGCTCGACCGAGGCAGGGGCGGTCTTCGTCGACGGTCAGATCAGCCGGCCGCCGGTGCTGGAGTACAAGCTGATCGATGTTCCCGAACTGGGCTATTACTCGACCGATGTGCCGCATCCGCGCGGCGAGCTGCTGATCCGTTCCGAGCAGCTGTTCCCCGGCTACTACAAGCGGCCAGAGGTCACGGCGTCGGTGTTCGACGAGGACGGTTTCTACCGGACCGGTGACATCGTCGCCGAGCTCGGTCCCGATCAGGTCGCCTACATCGACCGACGCAACAATGTGCTCAAGCTGTCGCAGGGCGAGTTCGTCACCGTCTCCAAGTTGGAAGCGGTGTTCAACACCGCGCCGTTGGTGCACCAGATCTACATCTACGGCAACAGTGCCCGCCCTTACCTGCTGGCCGTGGTCGTGCCCACCGACCCCAACGCCACCAAGGGCGAGATCGCGGATTCGCTGAAAACGGCGGCCCGCAAGGCCGATCTGCAGAGCTACGAGCTCCCGCGCGACTTCCTGGTCGAGACCACCCCGTTCAGTACCGAGAACGGGCTGCTGACCGGCATCAAGAAGCTGGCATGGCCGAAGCTGAAGGAGCGTTACGGCGCCGAGCTGGAGCAGCTCTACACCGATCTGGCCGATGGTCAGGCGGGTGAACTGCAGGCGCTGCGGGCCGCCGGTGCGGACGCGCCGGTGCTGGAGACCGTGGGCCGTGCCGCTGCGGCACTGCTCGGTGCCGCCAGCTCCGATATCGCACCCGACGTGCATTTCACCGATCTCGGTGGTGACTCGTTGTCGGCGTTGACATTCGGCAACCTGCTCGCCGATATCTTCGATGTCGAGGTGCCGGTCAGTGTGATCGTGGGTCCGACAGCGGATCTGGCCTCGATCGCCGCGCATATCGAGACGCAGCGGTCCGGTACGGGCCTGCGGCCGAGCTTCGCGTCCGTGCACGGCAAGGATGCCACGGTCGCCCGCGCCGCCGACCTGACACTCGACAAGTTCATCGATGCCGAGACACTGGCAGCCGCGGGTGATCTCGGTGCACCGGCGACCAATGTGCGCACCGTCCTGCTGACCGGCGCCACCGGATTCCTCGGCCGCTACCTGGCCCTGGAATGGCTGGAGCGGATGGACCTGGTCGACGGCAAGGTGATCGCCCTGGTGCGGGCCCGCTCCGATGCCGAGGCACGCGCCCGACTGGATGCCACATTCGACACCGGCGACCCGAAACTTGTTGCGCACTATCGGGAACTGGCAGACAAGCACCTGGAGGTGCTCGCCGGCGACAAGGGTGAGCACGATCTCGGGTTGGACCGGCAGACCTGGCAGCGGCTGGCCGACACGGTCGACCTGATCGTGGACCCGGCGGCCCTGGTGAACCACGTGCTGCCCTACAGCGAACTGTTCGGGCCCAATGCCCTTGGCACCGCTGAGCTGATCCGCGTCGCGTTGACCAGCCGGATCAAACCGTTCGTCTACGTCTCGACCATCGGTGTCGGGGCCGGCATCGAGCCGGGACGGTTCGTCGAAGACGCCGACATCCGCGAGATCAGCGCCACCCGGGTGCTCGACGACAGCTATGCCAACGGATACGGGGCCAGCAAGTGGGCGGGCGAGGTGCTGCTCCGCGAGGCGCACGAGCAGTTCGGGCTCCCGGTCTCGGTGTTCCGCTGCGACATGATCCTTGCCGACACCAGCTACGCCGGTCAGCTCAACCTGCCGGACATGTTCACCAGGATGATGCTCAGCCTGGTGGCCACCGGCATCGCCCCGAAGTCGTTCAATCAGCTTGACGCCCAGGGTAATCGGCAGCGCAGTCACTATGACGGCCTGCCGGTCGAGTTCATCGCAGAAGCCATCTCGACCCTTGGCGCCGGTGTCACCGACGGGTTCGAGACCTACCACGTGATGAACCCGCACGATGACGGCCTCGGCCTCGACGAGTTCGTCGACTGGCTCATCGAGGCGGGACACCCGATCCGTCACATCGACGACTACCAGGCGTGGTTCGAGCAGTTCGGTGCCACCTTGCGGACGTTGCCGGACCGGCAACGGCAGGCCTCACTGCTGCCGCTTCTGCACAACTACACCACCCCGGGCCTGCCGGTGAACGGTGCCATGGCACCCACCGATGTGTTCCGCACCGCGGTGCAGGAGGCGAAAATCGGTCCGGACAAGGATATTCCGCATGTCAGCAAGGACGTGATCGTCAAGTACATCACCGACCTGCAGCTGCTCGGCCTGCTGTAA
- a CDS encoding TIGR03668 family PPOX class F420-dependent oxidoreductase, whose protein sequence is MAEPAELFSAAPVAALSTADDHGVPHLVPVVFAVDGDTVYTAVDAKRKSTQRLRRLANIEVNPRVSLLVDHYDDDWSQLWWVRADGTATVHHDGEQMAIGYGLLRAKYTQYERTALDGPVVAIKVHHWAAWQA, encoded by the coding sequence ATGGCTGAACCTGCCGAACTGTTCTCGGCTGCACCCGTCGCCGCCCTGTCCACCGCCGACGATCATGGGGTCCCGCATCTGGTTCCGGTGGTGTTCGCCGTCGACGGCGACACGGTGTACACGGCGGTCGACGCCAAGCGGAAGTCGACGCAGCGTCTGCGCAGATTGGCCAATATCGAGGTGAACCCGCGAGTGAGCCTGCTGGTCGATCATTACGACGACGACTGGTCGCAGCTGTGGTGGGTGCGCGCCGACGGCACGGCCACCGTGCATCACGACGGCGAACAGATGGCCATCGGATACGGGCTGCTCCGCGCGAAGTACACCCAGTACGAGCGCACCGCACTCGACGGCCCAGTGGTGGCGATCAAAGTCCACCACTGGGCCGCCTGGCAGGCCTGA
- a CDS encoding ABC transporter substrate-binding protein, whose translation MRISMFGPTAVAVLLAAGLVACAPPEKDQATDGGGSDARTATSAADFGGMDGLVEAAKAEGELNVIALPDDWANYGQIIKTFGDKYGIKVNSAQPGASSQEEINAAEQQKGRSTAPDVFDLGQSVALANTDKFAPYKVEHFAEISDSFKHPDGLWVNDYGGYMSIGYDSTKVPTIVGVDDLLKPEFAGKVALNGDPTQAGAAFSGVMMVAVSQGGSPDDIAPGVEFFRKLNEAGNFLPVDPTPATIASGQTPVVLDWDYLNVAQSKKVPGWKVVIPPNAAVAGYYFQAINKDAPHPAAARLWQEFLYSDEGQNLYLAGGARPVRADWMVTHGTIDRETYGTLPPVDGAATFVSVEQNEAATKYLEANWAKAIG comes from the coding sequence ATGAGGATTTCGATGTTCGGTCCCACTGCTGTGGCTGTGCTCCTGGCCGCCGGGTTGGTCGCCTGCGCACCACCGGAGAAGGACCAGGCCACCGACGGCGGTGGAAGCGATGCCCGCACCGCCACCTCGGCAGCCGATTTCGGCGGTATGGACGGTCTGGTCGAGGCGGCCAAGGCCGAGGGCGAACTCAACGTCATCGCCCTGCCCGACGACTGGGCCAACTACGGTCAGATCATCAAGACCTTCGGTGACAAGTACGGCATCAAGGTGAATTCGGCCCAACCCGGCGCCAGCAGCCAGGAGGAGATCAACGCCGCCGAACAGCAGAAGGGCCGCAGCACCGCACCGGATGTCTTCGATCTCGGGCAGTCGGTGGCCTTGGCCAACACCGACAAGTTCGCGCCGTACAAGGTCGAGCACTTCGCCGAGATCTCGGACTCCTTCAAGCATCCGGACGGTCTGTGGGTCAACGACTACGGCGGCTACATGTCCATCGGCTACGACTCCACCAAGGTACCCACCATCGTCGGTGTCGACGATCTGCTCAAGCCCGAGTTCGCCGGCAAGGTGGCTCTCAACGGTGACCCGACCCAGGCCGGGGCCGCATTCTCCGGTGTGATGATGGTCGCCGTGTCACAGGGCGGATCACCCGATGACATCGCCCCCGGTGTGGAGTTCTTCCGGAAACTCAACGAGGCGGGCAACTTCCTACCCGTCGACCCCACCCCGGCCACGATCGCCTCCGGGCAGACACCGGTGGTGCTGGATTGGGACTACCTCAATGTCGCACAGTCCAAGAAGGTTCCGGGCTGGAAGGTCGTCATCCCGCCCAACGCGGCCGTGGCGGGCTACTACTTCCAGGCCATCAACAAAGATGCGCCGCATCCCGCGGCGGCACGGTTGTGGCAGGAGTTCCTGTACAGCGACGAGGGGCAGAACCTGTACCTCGCCGGTGGAGCACGGCCGGTTCGCGCGGACTGGATGGTCACCCACGGCACCATCGACCGCGAAACCTATGGCACCCTCCCGCCGGTCGACGGTGCGGCCACCTTCGTCAGCGTCGAGCAGAACGAGGCGGCGACGAAGTATCTGGAAGCCAACTGGGCCAAGGCCATCGGCTGA
- a CDS encoding ABC transporter permease, whose protein sequence is MRYLRQALPLLPFLAVVTVFLLIPTVTVIVNAFVVDGRFSLELVGALFGQAPLTALVRSLVLSGVSALIGAFGGAVLAWLILSSPPRSLIRRAVLALSSVLAQFGGVALAFAFLATVGINGVLTLWLQHLLSVNIAPGAWLYSLPGLILVYTYFQIPLMVIVFLPALEGLRAQWREAAVSLGASTWQYWREVALPLLTPAFLGSTLLLFANAFAAYATAAALVSQGSPIVPLLIRVALTSEVVLGQAGLAYALALEMVVVVAVVMIAYNLLVRRTARWLR, encoded by the coding sequence GTGCGGTATCTCCGCCAGGCCCTGCCGCTGCTGCCGTTCCTGGCAGTGGTCACGGTCTTCCTGCTCATCCCGACCGTGACGGTCATCGTCAACGCCTTCGTCGTGGACGGCAGGTTCTCCTTGGAACTGGTCGGCGCACTGTTCGGTCAGGCACCGTTGACCGCGCTGGTGCGCAGCCTGGTGCTCTCGGGTGTGAGCGCACTGATCGGTGCGTTCGGCGGGGCGGTGCTGGCCTGGCTGATCCTGAGCAGTCCGCCGCGCTCGTTGATCCGGCGCGCCGTCCTGGCGCTGAGCAGCGTGCTGGCCCAGTTCGGAGGCGTGGCACTGGCTTTCGCATTCCTGGCCACGGTCGGCATCAACGGCGTGCTCACCCTGTGGTTACAGCACCTGCTGAGTGTGAACATCGCGCCGGGGGCTTGGTTGTACAGCCTGCCGGGCTTGATCCTGGTCTACACCTACTTCCAGATCCCGCTGATGGTCATCGTGTTCCTGCCCGCCCTGGAGGGACTCCGTGCGCAGTGGCGTGAGGCCGCGGTGAGCCTGGGGGCGAGCACCTGGCAGTACTGGCGCGAGGTGGCGTTGCCGCTGTTGACGCCGGCCTTCCTGGGCTCGACGCTGCTGTTGTTCGCCAACGCCTTCGCCGCGTATGCGACCGCGGCGGCGTTGGTCAGTCAGGGCAGTCCGATTGTGCCGCTGTTGATCCGGGTGGCGTTGACCAGTGAGGTGGTGCTCGGGCAGGCCGGGCTGGCCTACGCGCTCGCGTTGGAGATGGTCGTGGTGGTCGCCGTCGTGATGATCGCCTACAACCTGTTGGTGCGCAGGACCGCCCGGTGGTTGCGATGA
- a CDS encoding ABC transporter permease produces MTRLVRVVLWLGFGAFFLFPLYAMADFATRDPFGGGRTMAAWANLVTDEALLTAIVTSLLLAVLTVTAMLALLVPTMVWVRLRAPWANRLVEFLCLLPLTIPALVVVVGLRNVYLWVTYLLGESALTLTFVYIVLVLPFAYRALDSALSAIDLPTLSEAARSLGAGWTSTIVRVIVPNIGTGILSAAFISIAVVLGEYTVASLSGFQTLPVQIVELGRSDGPTSVAASLATLIFGFGLLLGLSLLTGRKRRRGRS; encoded by the coding sequence ATGACCCGACTCGTGCGCGTCGTGCTGTGGTTGGGCTTTGGTGCCTTCTTTCTGTTCCCGCTCTATGCGATGGCCGATTTCGCGACCCGTGACCCGTTCGGTGGCGGCCGCACCATGGCGGCGTGGGCGAATCTGGTTACCGACGAGGCCCTGTTGACCGCGATCGTCACCTCGCTGTTGCTCGCGGTGCTGACCGTGACGGCCATGCTGGCACTGCTGGTCCCCACCATGGTCTGGGTTCGGCTGCGCGCACCGTGGGCGAATCGGTTGGTGGAGTTCCTGTGCCTGCTGCCGTTGACGATTCCCGCGCTGGTGGTGGTCGTCGGTCTGCGCAATGTGTACCTGTGGGTGACCTACCTGCTCGGTGAGTCGGCGCTGACGCTGACCTTCGTCTACATCGTGCTGGTGCTGCCGTTCGCCTACCGGGCGCTGGATTCGGCGCTGTCGGCGATCGACCTGCCGACGTTGTCGGAGGCGGCCCGGTCGTTGGGGGCCGGCTGGACGTCGACGATCGTGCGGGTCATCGTGCCCAATATCGGCACCGGCATCCTGTCGGCGGCCTTCATCTCGATCGCCGTGGTGCTCGGCGAGTACACCGTGGCCTCACTATCCGGATTCCAGACGCTGCCGGTGCAGATCGTGGAACTCGGCCGAAGTGACGGCCCGACATCGGTGGCGGCATCGCTGGCCACGTTGATCTTCGGCTTCGGACTGCTGTTGGGGCTGTCGCTGCTGACCGGACGGAAGAGGCGGCGCGGACGCTCATGA